A stretch of the Fusobacterium varium genome encodes the following:
- a CDS encoding putative transposase, with amino-acid sequence MFFFYDRDLLTKLAYAVNDIFKYQFHNIKAKNQRIHKISKYSSKYFTNSDIIHYGLITVIHTFGRDLKWNPHIHAIVTLAGFNKNFQFLEKKYFHVNSIAGQWKKMVIDIVKSGNYDKPEIKAKAYAATNYLYRKNTRFFFNVAKNDLNNNIYAIKYIGRYLSRAPIAEYKIIDFYDNKVTFYYESLADDKQRIELTLDAETFLSKLIIHIPPKHFKMIRCFGIYSRNIKSELKNIMKFMRKYVSKYSNSTFYQLEIWKAFGVNPFYCFKCNARMKVKKISYFNIHTGSICWKEYR; translated from the coding sequence ATGTTTTTCTTCTATGATAGAGACCTTTTAACTAAGCTTGCTTATGCTGTTAATGATATTTTTAAATATCAATTTCATAACATTAAAGCAAAAAATCAAAGAATTCATAAAATTTCAAAATATTCCTCTAAATACTTTACTAACTCAGATATCATTCATTATGGATTGATTACTGTTATTCATACCTTTGGGCGCGATCTTAAATGGAACCCTCATATTCATGCTATTGTTACTTTAGCTGGATTCAATAAAAACTTCCAATTTCTTGAAAAAAAATATTTTCATGTCAATTCCATTGCTGGACAATGGAAAAAAATGGTTATTGATATTGTTAAATCTGGAAATTATGACAAGCCTGAAATTAAAGCTAAAGCTTATGCTGCTACTAACTACCTTTATCGCAAAAATACAAGATTCTTTTTCAATGTTGCAAAAAATGATTTAAATAATAATATTTATGCAATTAAATATATTGGCAGATATCTGTCAAGAGCTCCTATCGCAGAATATAAAATTATTGATTTCTATGATAATAAGGTTACTTTCTATTATGAAAGTCTTGCTGATGATAAACAAAGAATTGAGCTTACTTTAGATGCAGAAACATTTCTTTCTAAATTAATTATTCACATTCCCCCTAAACATTTCAAAATGATTAGGTGCTTTGGAATCTATTCTAGAAATATTAAATCAGAACTTAAAAATATCATGAAATTCATGAGAAAATATGTCTCTAAATATTCCAATTCTACTTTTTATCAACTTGAAATATGGAAAGCTTTTGGAGTAAATCCTTTTTATTGTTTTAAATGTAATGCCAGAATGAAAGTTAAAAAAATATCATATTTTAATATACATACAGGCTCCATTTGCTGGAAAGAATATCGCTAA
- a CDS encoding putative ABC transporter ATP-binding protein, whose translation MEDSKVLLEVKNLKKYFNTPKGLLHAVDDVNFSIREGKTLGVVGESGCGKSTTGRVILRLLEATDGEILFEGKNIRNYTKEQMIEIRQKMQIIFQDPFASLNPRMTVSEIIAEPLIIHGIYKNREERDKKVMELMETVGLSERLINTYPHELDGGRRQRIGIARALALNPKFIVCDEPVSALDVSIQAQVLNLMQDLQEEFGLTYMFITHDLSVVKHFSDDIAVMYLGQLVEKAPSKDLFKNPIHPYTKALLSAIPVASVTKKMERIRLQGEITSPINPAKGCRFAKRCVYAKDICRQEDPKLQEVGEGHFFACHLAEELGFIDKKVVLLEKN comes from the coding sequence ATGGAAGATAGCAAAGTTTTACTTGAAGTAAAAAATCTAAAGAAATATTTTAATACTCCAAAAGGATTGCTTCATGCAGTGGATGATGTAAATTTTTCAATTCGTGAAGGAAAAACACTGGGAGTGGTTGGAGAATCTGGATGTGGAAAATCAACTACTGGAAGAGTTATTTTAAGACTTTTAGAAGCTACTGATGGAGAAATTTTATTTGAAGGAAAGAATATTAGAAATTATACTAAAGAGCAAATGATAGAAATCAGACAGAAAATGCAGATCATTTTCCAAGATCCTTTTGCTTCTCTAAATCCAAGAATGACTGTAAGTGAAATCATTGCAGAACCTCTTATAATCCATGGAATTTATAAGAATAGAGAAGAACGTGATAAAAAAGTAATGGAGCTTATGGAAACAGTTGGGTTGAGTGAAAGACTTATAAATACTTATCCTCATGAACTTGATGGAGGAAGAAGACAAAGAATAGGTATTGCCAGAGCACTTGCATTAAATCCTAAATTTATAGTTTGTGATGAACCAGTATCTGCTCTTGATGTTTCTATTCAAGCTCAGGTATTAAACTTAATGCAGGATCTTCAAGAGGAATTTGGACTAACATATATGTTTATAACACATGACTTATCAGTAGTAAAACATTTCTCTGATGATATTGCAGTTATGTATTTGGGACAATTAGTTGAAAAAGCTCCTTCTAAAGATTTATTTAAAAATCCTATCCATCCATATACAAAAGCATTATTATCTGCTATACCAGTAGCTAGTGTAACTAAAAAAATGGAAAGAATAAGATTGCAGGGAGAAATTACTTCTCCTATTAATCCTGCTAAAGGATGTAGATTTGCTAAAAGATGTGTCTATGCAAAAGATATATGCAGACAAGAAGATCCAAAACTTCAAGAAGTTGGAGAAGGACATTTCTTCGCTTGCCACTTAGCAGAGGAACTTGGATTTATAGATAAAAAAGTAGTATTATTAGAAAAAAATTAA
- a CDS encoding putative ABC transporter ATP-binding protein, producing MSEKLLDIKDLTIQYVTESETVSAVNGLDIELNEGETIGLVGETGAGKTTSALGIMGLVPNPPGKVIRGSIKFFGKDLLKETEEGMRKIRGSQISMIFQDPMTSLNPVMTVGEQIAEVIDIHEQIGPTAALEKAKDMLELVGIPGARVNDYPHQFSGGMKQRVVIAIALACNPKLLIADEPTTALDVTIQAQVLDLMNDLKEKFKTAMILITHDLGVVAQVCDKVAIMYAGEIIESGTLLDVFENPKHPYTHGLFGSIPSLDEEATRLKPIQGLMPDPTDLPKGCKFHPRCPHATELCSKKEPNVVEVSEGHKVRCLICEGLVEFKEEQEDKK from the coding sequence ATGAGCGAAAAATTATTGGACATAAAAGATTTAACTATTCAATATGTTACAGAAAGCGAAACAGTATCTGCTGTTAATGGACTTGATATAGAACTTAATGAAGGAGAGACTATAGGTCTTGTTGGAGAAACTGGAGCTGGGAAAACAACTTCTGCTCTAGGTATTATGGGATTGGTTCCAAATCCTCCTGGTAAAGTGATAAGAGGATCTATCAAGTTCTTTGGAAAAGATCTTTTAAAAGAAACTGAAGAAGGAATGAGAAAAATCAGAGGAAGCCAGATATCTATGATATTCCAAGATCCTATGACTTCTCTTAATCCAGTTATGACTGTTGGAGAACAGATAGCTGAGGTTATAGATATCCATGAACAAATAGGACCAACAGCAGCTTTGGAAAAAGCAAAGGATATGCTTGAACTTGTTGGAATTCCAGGTGCCAGAGTAAATGATTATCCACATCAATTCTCTGGAGGAATGAAACAAAGGGTTGTTATTGCCATTGCTCTTGCATGTAATCCAAAGCTTCTGATAGCAGATGAGCCTACAACTGCGTTGGATGTTACTATTCAAGCACAAGTACTTGACTTGATGAATGACCTTAAAGAAAAATTTAAAACTGCAATGATTCTTATTACACATGATCTTGGAGTGGTTGCTCAAGTATGTGATAAAGTAGCAATAATGTATGCTGGTGAAATAATAGAATCAGGAACATTACTGGATGTTTTTGAAAATCCAAAACATCCTTATACACATGGACTTTTTGGATCTATACCTAGTTTAGATGAAGAAGCTACTAGATTAAAACCTATTCAAGGGTTAATGCCTGACCCTACTGATCTACCAAAAGGATGTAAATTCCATCCTAGATGTCCTCATGCAACAGAACTTTGCTCTAAAAAAGAACCAAATGTTGTAGAGGTAAGTGAAGGACATAAAGTAAGATGTCTTATTTGTGAAGGGTTGGTAGAATTTAAAGAGGAACAGGAGGATAAAAAATAA
- a CDS encoding putative ABC transporter permease codes for MSSKENAKQVNKKRSQWREVWRMLKKNKMALLGLVILCILVLLALFADVIANYDTVVIKQNLGSRLQGPSAAHWLGTDEFGRDIFARLIHGARVSLKVGIVAVGISIVCGGTLGALAGYYGGKLDNIIMRIMDIFLAVPSILLAIAIVSALGPSIVNLMVAISVSNIPRYARIVRASVLSIRDQEFVEAAKAIGASNARIIFRHIIPNSLAPVIVQGTLGVASAILSTAGLSFIGLGIQPPAPEWGSMLSGGRQYLRYAWWVTTFPGVAIMITILSLNLLGDGLRDALDPRLKQ; via the coding sequence ATGTCATCTAAAGAAAATGCAAAACAAGTTAATAAGAAAAGAAGCCAATGGAGAGAAGTATGGAGAATGCTGAAAAAAAATAAAATGGCTCTTTTAGGACTTGTTATTTTATGTATATTAGTTTTATTAGCATTATTTGCTGATGTTATAGCAAATTATGATACAGTAGTAATCAAACAGAACTTAGGAAGCAGATTACAGGGACCAAGTGCAGCTCACTGGCTTGGAACAGATGAATTTGGTAGAGATATATTTGCAAGACTTATTCATGGTGCAAGAGTATCTTTAAAAGTTGGAATTGTAGCAGTTGGAATTTCAATTGTATGTGGAGGAACTTTGGGAGCTCTGGCAGGATATTATGGTGGAAAACTGGATAATATAATTATGAGAATAATGGATATATTTCTAGCAGTACCAAGTATTCTTCTGGCTATAGCTATTGTTTCTGCATTAGGACCAAGTATAGTTAACTTGATGGTTGCTATCAGTGTTTCTAACATACCAAGATATGCAAGAATAGTTAGGGCATCAGTTCTTTCAATAAGAGATCAGGAGTTTGTTGAAGCAGCAAAAGCTATAGGTGCAAGCAATGCAAGAATAATATTTAGACATATAATTCCTAACTCGTTAGCTCCTGTAATTGTACAAGGGACTCTAGGAGTTGCAAGTGCAATCTTATCAACAGCAGGATTGAGTTTTATTGGACTAGGAATACAACCTCCTGCTCCAGAATGGGGATCTATGCTGTCTGGAGGTAGACAATACCTTAGATATGCATGGTGGGTAACTACATTCCCAGGAGTGGCTATAATGATAACTATTTTATCATTAAACCTTTTAGGAGATGGACTTAGAGATGCACTAGATCCAAGATTAAAACAATAA